A section of the Acanthochromis polyacanthus isolate Apoly-LR-REF ecotype Palm Island chromosome 13, KAUST_Apoly_ChrSc, whole genome shotgun sequence genome encodes:
- the LOC110957964 gene encoding claudin-4 — MYSAGLEILGIILAVAGWLGVMVACGLPMWRVAAYIGQNIVISQVIWEGLWMNCSVQSTGQMHCKVHDSMLGLPVDLQAARALVIVSMVLCIVGIGLSVAGAKCTNCSRDVSSKPRLVVSAGVTFMVAGLLLLVAVSWMAHAIVMGFYDPMLEETAKREFGNALYFGWAASCLLILGGALLCCSCPPRPAAAGGGSAPSRVDYSAVKTMSVNGYTRRDYV; from the coding sequence ATGTACTCTGCAGGCTTGGAGATCCTTGGGATCATCCTGGCCGTTGCTGGCTGGCTGGGGGTGATGGTGGCCTGTGGCCTGCCCATGTGGAGGGTGGCTGCCTACATCGGTCAGAACATTGTCATCTCCCAGGTGATCTGGGAAGGTTTGTGGATGAACTGTTCGGTGCAGAGTACAGGCCAGATGCACTGCAAGGTGCATGACTCTATGCTGGGATTGCCAGTAGATCTGCAGGCAGCTCGTGCCTTGGTCATCGTCTCCATGGTGCTGTGCATTGTGGGCATTGGTCTGTCAGTGGCTGGTGCTAAGTGCACTAACTGCAGCCGGGATGTGAGCAGTAAACCACGTCTTGTGGTGTCTGCAGGAGTAACTTTCATGGTGGctggactgctgctgctggtggctgTGTCCTGGATGGCCCATGCCATCGTCATGGGCTTCTACGACCCAATGCTGGAGGAGACAGCGAAGAGGGAGTTTGGCAATGCTCTGTACTTTGGTTGGGCTGCCTCATGTCTGCTCATTCTAGGGGGAGCCCTGCTCTGCTGCTCCTGCCCTCCCAGACCAGCTGCAGCAGGTGGTGGCTCTGCGCCTTCCCGAGTGGACTACTCAGCTGTCAAAACTATGTCTGTCAATGGATACACCAGAAGAGACTATGTATGA
- the LOC110957927 gene encoding claudin-3-like isoform X1, whose translation MPSLGLELLGVTLALLGWISAIVSCALPMWRVSAFIGVNIVTAQTTWEGIWMNCVVQSTGQMQCKIHDSMLALSADLQAARALTVISIVLGIMGLLVAIMGAKCTNCVDDEGAKARVMIAAGVAFIFASLTQLIPVSWSAHTIIMEFYSPLTPEAQKREIGAALYLGWAAASFLLIGGGILCSTCPKQPEKRYGPPSKMMYSPTRSVAPSGYDRRDYV comes from the coding sequence ATGCCTTCACTGGGATTAGAGCTACTTGGAGTGACTCTGGCTCTGCTGGGATGGATCTCAGCCATTGTATCATGTGCCTTGCCCATGTGGAGAGTGTCTGCTTTCATTGGGGTGAACATTGTCACTGCTCAGACGACCTGGGAGGGCATCTGGATGAACTGTGTGGTCCAGAGCACAGGTCAGATGCAGTGTAAAATCCACGACTCCATGTTGGCTCTAAGCGCTGACCTTCAGGCCGCCCGCGCCCTCACTGTCATCTCTATTGTGTTGGGAATCATGGGACTCTTGGTGGCCATCATGGGGGCAAAATGCACCAACTGTGTGGACGACGAGGGAGCTAAGGCTCGGGTGATGATAGCCGCTGGGGTGGCCTTTATCTTTGCTTCTCTGACTCAGCTGATTCCTGTGTCGTGGTCTGCCCACACTATTATTATGGAGTTCTACAGTCCACTCACACCCGAGGCACAGAAAAGGGAGATAGGTGCAGCTCTGTACCTGGGCTGGGCTGCAGCTTCTTTCCTTCTCATCGGAGGGGGCATCCTCTGCTCAACTTGTCCTAAGCAACCTGAGAAAAGGTATGGGCCTCCATCAAAGATGATGTACTCCCCAACCAGGTCTGTCGCACCTAGTGGCTATGATAGGAGGGACTATGTCTGA
- the LOC110957927 gene encoding claudin-3-like isoform X2 — protein MPSLGLELLGVTLALLGWISAIVSCALPMWRVSAFIGVNIVTAQTTWEGIWMNCVVQSTGQMQCKIHDSMLALSADLQAARALTVISIVLGIMGLLVAIMGAKCTNCVDDEGAKARVMIAAGVAFIFASLTQLIPVSWSAHTIIMEFYSPLTPEAQKREIGAALLFRMSIGLELIGISLCILGWIIAIVACALPMWRVTAFIGSNIVTAQIIWEGLWMTCVVQSTGQMQCKVYDSMLALSQDLQAARALTVISILLAILAVLIAIAGAKCTNCIDDEASKAKVMIVSGVFFIVSGVMQLIPVSWSANTIIRDFYNPLLTDAQRRELGAALYIGWAAAALLVLGGGLLCCSCPPRETRYNASRMAYSAPRSAGGPGLERKDYV, from the exons ATGCCTTCACTGGGATTAGAGCTACTTGGAGTGACTCTGGCTCTGCTGGGATGGATCTCAGCCATTGTATCATGTGCCTTGCCCATGTGGAGAGTGTCTGCTTTCATTGGGGTGAACATTGTCACTGCTCAGACGACCTGGGAGGGCATCTGGATGAACTGTGTGGTCCAGAGCACAGGTCAGATGCAGTGTAAAATCCACGACTCCATGTTGGCTCTAAGCGCTGACCTTCAGGCCGCCCGCGCCCTCACTGTCATCTCTATTGTGTTGGGAATCATGGGACTCTTGGTGGCCATCATGGGGGCAAAATGCACCAACTGTGTGGACGACGAGGGAGCTAAGGCTCGGGTGATGATAGCCGCTGGGGTGGCCTTTATCTTTGCTTCTCTGACTCAGCTGATTCCTGTGTCGTGGTCTGCCCACACTATTATTATGGAGTTCTACAGTCCACTCACACCCGAGGCACAGAAAAGGGAGATAGGTGCAGCTCT ACTTTTCAGAATGTCTATAGGTCTGGAGTTGATAGGCATTTCCCTGTGCATTTTGGGATGGATTATTGCCATTGTGGCATGTGCTCTCCCTATGTGGAGGGTGACGGCCTTCATTGGCAGCAACATTGTGACAGCTCAGATCATCTGGGAAGGCCTATGGATGACTTGCGTGGTCCAGAGCACAGGACAGATGCAGTGTAAGGTCTATGACTCCATGCTCGCCCTCTCCCAAGACCTCCAAGCAGCCCGTGCTCTCACCGTCATCTCCATCCTGTTAGCCATCCTAGCCGTGCTCATTGCCATCGCTGGGGCCAAGTGCACCAACTGCATCGACGATGAGGCATCCAAGGCAAAGGTGATGATCGTCTCTGGAGTCTTCTTCATCGTGTCTGGTGTAATGCAGCTCATTCCAGTCTCCTGGTCTGCTAACACCATAATCAGGGACTTCTACAACCCCTTACTTACAGACGCTCAGCGGAGAGAGCTCGGGGCTGCTCTGTATATCGGCTGGGCAGCGGCTGCCCTCCTGGTTCTTGGTGGTGGACTGCTCTGCTGCTCCTGTCCGCCACGCGAAACCAGATACAACGCTTCACGAATGGCTTATTCTGCCCCACGGTCTGCAGGTGGCCCAGGGCTAGAAAGGAAGGACTATGTATGA